GGCTGGGCCACCAATATCTATATTTTCAATAGCATTAGAAAAAGTGCAATTATCTTTTGAAACTGTTTCGTAGAAAGGGTAGAGGTTTACTGCTAAAATATCAATTTTGTCTATATTATATTTTTTTATAATATCTAAATGATCTTGCTTATCTCTTCTTGCTAATAATCCACCATGAATCTTAGGGTGCAAAGTTTTTACTCTGCCATCTAGCATTTCAGGAAAATCTGTATATTCTGACACTTCAGTAACTTTGATCCCAGATTCTTTTAAAAGTTTAGATGTTCCTCCTGTAGATAGTATTCTAATATTTCTTGATTCTAAGGCTTTAGCAAAATCAATGATTCCTTCTTTATCTGATACAGAGAGTAGTGCGGTTTCAATTTTCATAATAATAAATATGTTATAAATATTATAAAAACACAATAAATAAAATTCTTGGTTTTTATGAAAGACCTAAATTTATATATTGTGAGCAATTAATTTTTTTCTTAAAGTACTTCTAGTAATTCCTAATATTTCAGATGCCTTGGATTGGTTATTGCCAGCTTTCTCTAGAGCAACCTCTATAACTGGTTTTTCAACGCATAACATAACCATTTTCAGCATATTACACGGTTCAGAATCTCCTAAATCTTCTAGATATCGAGACAGGCTTATTCTTATGCATTCCTCAAAAAGATCTTCTTTTTTCATTTTATAAAAAACTCAGCGTTCCTAAATGTAACTATTTTGTTATTGTATACTTATATAATCATATACTATATGTTTAATACATTATATATAAATAAATGATTTCTATTACGTTTATATTTATTGCTTTTAATAGAAGTTAGGATTTATTAGATTATTATTGAATCCTTCATTATTTTTTCTATTTCATGAGCTTTAACTGGTACATTTTTTGTAATAATTTCACATTCATTGGTTTTAATAAGAATAGTATCTTCTATTCTTATTCCAATATTCCAGAAATGACTTGGTATATTATTAGATTGTCTAATATATAGACCAGGTTCTATTGTAAGTAACATTCCAGGTTTTAGTTTTGTCCAGTTCTTAATATTATCTTCTGATGAAGAGTAGTATGAACCAACATCATGTACATCAAGACCAATCCAGTGGCTCGTGCTATGTGGGTAGAATTCTTTGTATTTCTGATTTTCTATTATTTCATCTTTATCGCCAACCAGGATTTTTTCATCTAATAATCCTTGTATTAAGATCTTTAGAGCAGCTTGGTGAGGATCATTAAAACTATTGCCTGTCTTGCAAGAATCTATAGCAGTTTTTTGAGCTTCTAGTACTATGTTATATATAGCTAATTGTGAAGGGCTGAATTTGCCATTGGCAGGGAATGTTCTTGTTATATCTGAAGCGTAACTATTTAGTTCGCATCCTGCATCTACAAGTATTAGATCTCCATTTTTGATTTTTTGATTATTTTTAATATAGTGAAGTGTGCAAGAGTTCTTGCCTGATGCAACTATACTATTATAAGAAATTGACTGTGCTCCTTGTTTTCTAAAATTGTAAGAAATTCTAGATTCTAGCTCATATTCATACATTCCAATTTTGCAATATTTTAGAAGATCCAGATGTGCTTCTGCTGAAATTTGAGCTGCTAGTTTCATTGTTTTTATTTCTGAGTTATCTTTTATTAACCTCATTTCACTTACAATATCAGATAAATCACAAATATGTTTTATTTTGTTTGTTGTTTTTATTTGTTCATTTATAGAATCAAAGATTTTATTTTTTTGTCCTATATATTTGTTCATTTCTATATATATGGAATTAATAGATAGATTATTGATAATGTCAGATATTACTATATCGAATTTCTCTATTGGATAAGCATAATCAAACTTAAATACTCTACCTGCTACTTCATTTCCATATACCTCTCCAGTCCACATTTCATTATTTTTGTTTTTTGGTAAGCAGAAGAGAAAAGATTTATTTTGTTTGCCAGCCACTAGTACTATACATGAATTTGGTTCTGTGAATCCTGATAAATAATAGAAATTGCTATCATGTCTATATTGAAATTCATTATCATTATTTCTATAAAATTTTTTGGCATTAGGAATAATTATGATTCCTCCACCTAATTCATTTATTTTTTTTATTAATGTTTCCCTACGTTTTTGAAATTGCGTTACAGATATTGTTTTCATTACAGCATACCTTTTATTCTATAAACTTATTTATTGCATTGAATCCATGATATTTTTTTCCAAAATATATGTTGGCATAGAATATTCCATGTTTTGTTCCACAATCAAATCTTTGCCCTTCATATCTATAAGCCAAGATCTTTTGTTCTTTTAAAAGAGAGATTATAGCTGCAGTTAATTGAATTTCGCCTTTTATATCTGGTGTGATAATACGTAGATGATCGAAAATATCAGGTTTAAGTATATATCTGCCAACGATAGCCGTTTGAGATGGAGAGCTTTTTCGAGTAGGTTTTTCTACAATACTACTAATTTCTTCAGTATTTTTTATTTTAGGATATTTTTGCGTGGCTGCTATGCCATAATTTTCTACGTCTTCTAATGAAACATCTTGAATAGCAATAACATTAGAATTTGTTTGTTGAAATATCAGCATTAATTGTTTAATGGCAGGTATTTTAGAGTCTATTAGATCATCCGCTAGTATTACAGCGAATTCTTCATTATTTATAATATGCTCAGCGCTCAGTATTGCATGACCAAGACCTAGTGGTTTTGATTGTCTGATAAAGCTAAATTTTATATTTCTTGGTACAATGTTTTCTATTATGCTGAGCATTTCGGTTTTATTATTATCAATTAGATATTTTTCTAATTCTGGAGATGAGTCGAAATGATCTTCTATGATTCTTTTGTTGCGGCTGGTAATAAAAATTAATTCAGTTATTCCAGCAGATATGGCTTCTTCTACAGCATATTGAATTAAAGGTTTATCTATTATTGGAATTATTTCTTTGGGGAGTGCTTTTGTTATTGGTAAAAGTCTTGTCCCCATTCCACCTCCTAATGGAAATATAGCCTTTCTAATCTTGCTCATTATTTGATATAAGTTTATGTTGTTAGGTGGTTATTAATTTTTAATATAAGTATATTTGGAGTTAGAAAATCATCAATGGCTTGAGGTTCTAGTATAATCTAGATAACATTTAGAATTTATCATATATAATCATTATTTATCTATAAAATATCATGATTATATTTATTGCTATATTGTTGATTCT
The sequence above is drawn from the Candidatus Kinetoplastibacterium crithidii (ex Angomonas deanei ATCC 30255) genome and encodes:
- a CDS encoding helix-turn-helix domain-containing protein: MKKEDLFEECIRISLSRYLEDLGDSEPCNMLKMVMLCVEKPVIEVALEKAGNNQSKASEILGITRSTLRKKLIAHNI
- a CDS encoding aminopeptidase P N-terminal domain-containing protein, producing MKTISVTQFQKRRETLIKKINELGGGIIIIPNAKKFYRNNDNEFQYRHDSNFYYLSGFTEPNSCIVLVAGKQNKSFLFCLPKNKNNEMWTGEVYGNEVAGRVFKFDYAYPIEKFDIVISDIINNLSINSIYIEMNKYIGQKNKIFDSINEQIKTTNKIKHICDLSDIVSEMRLIKDNSEIKTMKLAAQISAEAHLDLLKYCKIGMYEYELESRISYNFRKQGAQSISYNSIVASGKNSCTLHYIKNNQKIKNGDLILVDAGCELNSYASDITRTFPANGKFSPSQLAIYNIVLEAQKTAIDSCKTGNSFNDPHQAALKILIQGLLDEKILVGDKDEIIENQKYKEFYPHSTSHWIGLDVHDVGSYYSSSEDNIKNWTKLKPGMLLTIEPGLYIRQSNNIPSHFWNIGIRIEDTILIKTNECEIITKNVPVKAHEIEKIMKDSIII
- a CDS encoding UTP--glucose-1-phosphate uridylyltransferase, whose amino-acid sequence is MSKIRKAIFPLGGGMGTRLLPITKALPKEIIPIIDKPLIQYAVEEAISAGITELIFITSRNKRIIEDHFDSSPELEKYLIDNNKTEMLSIIENIVPRNIKFSFIRQSKPLGLGHAILSAEHIINNEEFAVILADDLIDSKIPAIKQLMLIFQQTNSNVIAIQDVSLEDVENYGIAATQKYPKIKNTEEISSIVEKPTRKSSPSQTAIVGRYILKPDIFDHLRIITPDIKGEIQLTAAIISLLKEQKILAYRYEGQRFDCGTKHGIFYANIYFGKKYHGFNAINKFIE